The Flammeovirga pectinis genomic interval CTTTAGTACGAGAGGACCGAGTTGGACACACCTCTGGCGTACCGGTTGTTCCGCCAGGAGCATCGCCGGGTACCTATGTGTGGAGCGGATAAGCGCTGAAAGCATCTAAGCGCGAAACCCACCTCGAGATGAGATTTCCATATAAGGGTTGTTATAGATTATGACGTTGATAGGCTTCAAGTGTACGTGTAGAGATACATTCAGCTGAGAAGTACTAATCGCCCAAGAGCTTTTCTTTTACGGTTAGCACTCTAGTAATAGAGTGCTAGCAAAGTTTTTCCTTTTCACTGTCAAATAACTTATTTAGAAGAGTTATTTGGTATTAGTGATTAGATTCGATGATCAAAGACATTAAGATATTGATGGTGTCAATGACGTGGGTGTTCACCTCTTTCCATTCCGAACAGAGCAGTTAAGCCCCACAGTGCTGATGGTACTGGGTTAACCCCCGGGAGAGTAGGTCGACGCCACATTCATTATATATAGAAGGTTAGTTAACACAAGATGTTGACTAACCTTTTTTTGTGGCTATACTTTTTTAAAGTATTAGAATGGTATACAAATATGAAAAACTATTAATAATATTACCAATGGCTAATAAAACTAGAAAATAAAGCCTTTTGTTTTATATTATTGTATGTGTTAAACTAATAATTTATGATGAAAAATTTAATAATATCATTTTTCTTAATTGGAACTATATTATCATGTTCGACAGGGAAAAAACAAAAACCTGCTAAAGTAGTTGGTACAGCATCTAATAATGTTATGCCTAAAGTTACTTCTGGTACTCTAGAAAGAATAGAAAACTTTAAATCTAAATATATAGACTCACGTCTTATTGATGTGTGGTTACCAAATGACTATTCATCAAATAAGAAGTATAGTGTTTTATATATGCATGATGGATTGATGTTATTTGATTCTACAATTTCTTGGAATAAGCAAGAGTGGATGGTTGATGAAAATGTATCAAACTTATTAGCAAAAGGTAAAATACAGGAATGTATTGTAGTAGCTATACCTAATAATGGAAAATATAGATCATCAGAGTATTTACCTCAAAAATCATTGGATGGATTATCGAGTGAATTATTAGATAAAGTAATACAGGAAAGACTTGCAGGAAAGACAATTTCAGATAACTACTTAAAGTTCTTAACTAAAGAATTAAAACCTTATATAGATAATAAATATTCTACTTTAAGTGCAAGAGAGAATACTTTTGTTATGGGATCAAGTATGGGAGGTTTAATATCTCTATATGCAATTTGCGAATACCCAGATGTATTTGGAGGTGCTGGTTGTTTATCTACACATTGGCCAATGGTATATGCTGAAAAGTTTTCTGCAGAAGAAAACCAAAAAATTACAGATGGCATAATATCTTATACGCAAAAGCATTTACCTGATCCGGGTACACATAAAATATATTTTGATTATGGAACTGAAACTCTAGATTCTCAATACGAGCCTTATCAATTAAGAATTGATGAGGTAATGAAAGAGAAGGGATATACAAACTCTAATTGGGAAACTAATAAATTTGAAGGAGAAAATCACTCCGAGAAATCATGGAGTAAACGCTTAAATATACCATTAGAATTTTTAATGGGCACAAAGTAATAATAATGCCGATAATTATATTTAATAGTTATCGGCATTATTATATAGAATAAAATGTGTTTTGAAATTAAGTTAGAGTGACCGTATAAGGTGCACTATCACTTAAGTCAACTTCTATTGTTTGTTTTACTGTTGTTGATAATTCATACCCAACAAAACTAGGTATGACGGGGAATTTATGGTAGCCTCTATCAACTAAAACAGCTACTTGTAATTTTTCGACTCTAACACCTAAAAAAGGTTTGATACTATATGCGAGAGTACGTCCTGTATTAAGAACATCATCTGCGATAATAATAACTTTACCTTCTAAGCTTTCAGGTTCTTTATCTAATTCAATAAATGTTTGAACAGGAGCTGTTTTATCAATTGTAATTTTAGTGAGATTTGAAGGTATATCAGAAATTTTACTGAATTCAGTTTGCAGAAGTTTTGCAAATTGATACCCCATACCTCTAATTCCTGCAAATACTATTTCTTTTGCACCGAAATTATCTTCGTAAACTTCAAATGCAATCCTACGTATTTTTTGGACAATTTTGTCATGAGTAAGTATGACATTGCTAGTTGTCGTCATGATCGTATATAATTTTTATTATAATATTTTAATTATGCTAATTCGAAATCTATTGATCGTTTTTCAATATTTGTCTCTTTAACAATAACTCTTACTTCATCACCTAATTGGAACTTTTCTTTATATTTAGCACCATTTACGGTCATAGTTTCACTATCAAAAATATATTGATCTCCAGTCATAGATTGGTAACGTACTAACCCTTCACATCTACTTTCTTTCAGTTCGATAAACATACCCCAATCTGTTAATCCAGATATAGTACCTTCCATCTCTTCGCCTAAAAATTCTGACATAAATTCAACTTGCTTATACTTTATTGACGCTCTTTCTGCATCAGCAGCAACTTTTTCTCTAGCAGAAGAATGTTTACACTTGTCTTCAAGTACATTTTCATCAGCAGATTTACCTTTATCAAGATAATGCTGAAGTAAACGATGTACCATCATATCAGGGTATCGACGAATTGGAGATGTAAAGTGAGTGTAATGATCAAAACCTAAACCATAATGTCCTTCAGGAGTTGTGGTATAAATGGCTTTAGCCATTGTTCTGATAGCTTGTTGCTCAATAATATTTTGTTCTGGTTTACCTTCAACTTCACCTGTTAAGGCATTCATTGAATGTGCTAATTTCTTTTGACTTAAATCAATATCATAGCCAAAACGTTTAGCAAAACTTGCAAACTTAAGAAGCTTATCAGGGTCAGGATCACCGTGTACACGGTATACCATTGTACAAGGTTTTCCATCTTCTTTTTTACGGAAGATAAACTCAGCAACTCTTTTATTGGCAAGAAGCATAAACTCTTCAATCATTTTATGAGCATCCTTACGGATTTTTGGAGTTAACCCAATAGGTTTACCATTCTCATCTAAATCAAATTTCAGTTCAATAGACTCAAAAGAAATTGCACCATTTTTAAAACGTTCGTCTTTTAATTTATGTGCAATATCATTAAGAATATTAATATCTTCTTGGAAGTCTCCTTCTTTAGATTCTATTCGTTCCTGAGCTTCCTCATACGTAAATCTTCTATCTGAATGAATTACAGTACGGCCAAATGATTGTTTGTGCACTTTACCTGTTTCATCCATCTCAAAGATTGCTGCAAAGGCAAGGCGGTCCACATTTGGATTCAATGAACACAATCCATTAGAAAGTTTTTCAGGAAGCATAGGTACAGTTCTGTCTACTAAATAAACAGATGTAGCTCTTTTTAATGCCTCTTCTTCCAACTGTGTTTCTGGTTGAACATAATGAGATACATCAGCTATATGTACTCCAATTTCATAATGACCATTTTTCATCTTACGAATAGATAATGCATCATCAAAATCTTTTGCAGTAAGTGGGTCAATAGTGAATGTAGTTCTATTTCTAAAATCTTTTCTTTTTGCTATTTCTTCTTCAGGAATTTCATCTTCAATAAGTTCAGCCTCAGCTTCTACTTCTTTAGGGAATTCAAAAGGAAGACCAAATTCAAACATTATAGAGTGAATTTCCGTATCATTCTCACCAGACTTACCAAGTACTTTAGTTATTTTACCAATTGGAGATTTATCATTTTCTTTCCATTGAGTAATTTTTGCAATAACCTTATCTCCATCTTGAGCATCACCTATTTTATCTCTAGGGATAAATAAGTCATAAAACATCTTACGGTCAGAAGCTATAACAAAGGCAAAACGATCTGAAATTTGAAGTTTACCAACAAACTCATCACGTTCTCTTTTTAAGATCTTTGTAACTTTTGCTTCATCACGTTTTCTTTGTCTATTAAAAAACGTAGTAAATTCTACTTTATCTCCGTGTAGAGCTCTATTCATGTTTGGTAAAACAATACGTATATCGTCTACCTTTTCATCACCCTCGGTGTCTACAACAAGGAATGCGAATTTAGGATTAACAAAATCAATAGTAGCAGTACGAGATGTTCTTAACTCATCGTCTAGAAGGATTGACTGGTAATTTTTACCTTTTAATTTGATCTTTCCTTCATCTGCTAAATTGATAAGAATATATTTTAGTTTATCTTTATCTGTTTGGCTTTTGATCTTTACATCCTTAGTGATTTGTCTAAGACTAAACCCATGTTCAGGAGATGAATTTAAAAGATCAATAATATTTTGTATAACATGAGAATTCAAGCTACTTCTTCTTTGAGGCTTTTTCTTTCCTCTAGAATTCTCTTTTTTATTCTTTTTTTTGACTTTTGACATGTTTTTGATTTACATCTGAAAAAAGATGAAACAAGATGCTTATATTAAATAAAGGTGGACGTCATCATCTTGTTACTTCTGCTAAATTACGATAAAATCCTAGTTATAGGACGATGATTATAGAACTATGTTGCGAAGTTTATATATAACCCTTCAATTTTTATTTTTATTTACTCAAATTCAAGCTCAAGAGCTCAAAAAGCTTTGGGTTCATGAAGAGATTCTTAAGTGTGCATCTTTAACTATGGACGCAATGTATAAATGGGATTTTGAAAGAGCGGATAGTCTGTTAATTGATTATAAAGAATTAATGCCTAATCATCCCTCTTTACCTTTATTCCATGCAATGGATATGTATTGGAAATCTACTCCTTTTGATTATTATGATGATGATAAAATGAGTGAGTTTTTTGGCTATTTAGATGATTGTATTGATAAATGTGAAGTAATAATTGATAAAGATAAAAATGATAATGAAGCAGTATTCTTTTTATTATTAGCAAGGAGTTTAAAAGCAAGAGCTTATAATTATAGTGGTTCTACTTGGAAAGCTGTATCTGAAGCAAAGCAAGTATATTCTTTAACACGCTACAGCATTAAGCATATTCAAGAATTTGATGAGTTTAATTTTTCTGCAGGAGTGTATAATTATTACCGAGAGTTTTACCCTGAAAGTCATCCCATTTATAAACCTTTCTTAAGTTTCTTTCCTTCTGGAAATAAAGAACTAGGTATAGAGCAATTAACAACGGCAATGAATTATAGCATTTTTACTAATGCAGAGGCAGAGAAGTATTTGATGTGGATTTATTCTCATGATAATAATTTAAAAGCAACAGAGATTGCATATAATATTTTTGATAAATACAGTAATAATGAATGGTATTTATTTGATGCGTTACTGGTTTTATCACGTTTTAATTTATTAAATGATTCTATAGCTGTCAGTAAAATAAATCAATTATCAAATTCTAATAGTGATTTTTATAATTGTGCAGGATTCTTAATTGATGCCATAAGGTTATATCAAGCGAATGAGATTGAAAATTCTTTTGATAAATTTAAAGCTGTAGAAAATGAATTCCCACAGCTTTCAACACAGCAAAAATATTTAGAAGCACCATTATATGCCTATTTATATTCGATATATAAAATTAAAAGAGACCCAGTAAATAGTAAAAAATATTATAAACTAGCTCTTAATACTACTTATGGAGAAATGATTATTGATGCAATAGAACAATCTCATCAATAATAAATATTCTTATTCAAAAAGATCTTTTTGTGTAAATTTAAATGGTAAAAGGTCTGAAACGGATGCTAATTCATAAATATCATTTACACCTTTCATAATAACCCTAATTGGTTTTTCTTGCTTTGCTTCATATTCTAACATTGCTTGTCTACATGCACCACAAGGAGATATTGGTATAAAGGTATTCTCTTCTCCTTTTCGCGCAGCAATTGCAATTGTCTTTATCGTTTTATTAGGGTATGTTGCACCAGCAAAATACATTGCAGTTCTCTCTGCACACATTCCTGATGGGTAAGCAGCATTCTCTTGATTATTACCCGAAATAATTTCACCATTTTCAAGAATTAAAGCAGCTCCAACGTTAAAATTAGAGTAAGGTGCATAAGAACTAAATGTTGCTTTCTCTGCTAGGGATAATAATTTTTGATCTTCATTAGATAAC includes:
- a CDS encoding phosphoribosyltransferase family protein; translation: MTTTSNVILTHDKIVQKIRRIAFEVYEDNFGAKEIVFAGIRGMGYQFAKLLQTEFSKISDIPSNLTKITIDKTAPVQTFIELDKEPESLEGKVIIIADDVLNTGRTLAYSIKPFLGVRVEKLQVAVLVDRGYHKFPVIPSFVGYELSTTVKQTIEVDLSDSAPYTVTLT
- the cdd gene encoding cytidine deaminase, yielding MAKKVNLNIEIIAYSNLEELSNEDQKLLSLAEKATFSSYAPYSNFNVGAALILENGEIISGNNQENAAYPSGMCAERTAMYFAGATYPNKTIKTIAIAARKGEENTFIPISPCGACRQAMLEYEAKQEKPIRVIMKGVNDIYELASVSDLLPFKFTQKDLFE
- a CDS encoding alpha/beta hydrolase, whose amino-acid sequence is MMKNLIISFFLIGTILSCSTGKKQKPAKVVGTASNNVMPKVTSGTLERIENFKSKYIDSRLIDVWLPNDYSSNKKYSVLYMHDGLMLFDSTISWNKQEWMVDENVSNLLAKGKIQECIVVAIPNNGKYRSSEYLPQKSLDGLSSELLDKVIQERLAGKTISDNYLKFLTKELKPYIDNKYSTLSARENTFVMGSSMGGLISLYAICEYPDVFGGAGCLSTHWPMVYAEKFSAEENQKITDGIISYTQKHLPDPGTHKIYFDYGTETLDSQYEPYQLRIDEVMKEKGYTNSNWETNKFEGENHSEKSWSKRLNIPLEFLMGTK
- the rnr gene encoding ribonuclease R translates to MSKVKKKNKKENSRGKKKPQRRSSLNSHVIQNIIDLLNSSPEHGFSLRQITKDVKIKSQTDKDKLKYILINLADEGKIKLKGKNYQSILLDDELRTSRTATIDFVNPKFAFLVVDTEGDEKVDDIRIVLPNMNRALHGDKVEFTTFFNRQRKRDEAKVTKILKRERDEFVGKLQISDRFAFVIASDRKMFYDLFIPRDKIGDAQDGDKVIAKITQWKENDKSPIGKITKVLGKSGENDTEIHSIMFEFGLPFEFPKEVEAEAELIEDEIPEEEIAKRKDFRNRTTFTIDPLTAKDFDDALSIRKMKNGHYEIGVHIADVSHYVQPETQLEEEALKRATSVYLVDRTVPMLPEKLSNGLCSLNPNVDRLAFAAIFEMDETGKVHKQSFGRTVIHSDRRFTYEEAQERIESKEGDFQEDINILNDIAHKLKDERFKNGAISFESIELKFDLDENGKPIGLTPKIRKDAHKMIEEFMLLANKRVAEFIFRKKEDGKPCTMVYRVHGDPDPDKLLKFASFAKRFGYDIDLSQKKLAHSMNALTGEVEGKPEQNIIEQQAIRTMAKAIYTTTPEGHYGLGFDHYTHFTSPIRRYPDMMVHRLLQHYLDKGKSADENVLEDKCKHSSAREKVAADAERASIKYKQVEFMSEFLGEEMEGTISGLTDWGMFIELKESRCEGLVRYQSMTGDQYIFDSETMTVNGAKYKEKFQLGDEVRVIVKETNIEKRSIDFELA